The proteins below are encoded in one region of Phaseolus vulgaris cultivar G19833 chromosome 1, P. vulgaris v2.0, whole genome shotgun sequence:
- the LOC137813465 gene encoding gibberellin 20 oxidase 2-like, protein MNSGFCMVSSLNHQEVQSRFFDPSWLKMQPHVPMSFVWPKECVVDANEEFQAPMVDLGGFFRGDEEATNVAVKLIRKACSTHGFFQVINHGVDPLLIGEAYEQMDAFFKLPINRKVSIHKTPGSVWGYSGAHADRFSSKLPWKETLSFPFHDNNTLDPVVTSFFNSTLGQDFEQAGVVFQKYCESMKELGMKLLELLAISLGVDRLHYKELFEDGCSVMRCNFYPSCQQPSLALGTGPHCDPTSLTILHQDQVGGLDVFADNTWQTVPPRPRALVVNIGDTFTALSNGRYKSCLHRAVVNKYKERRSLAFFLCPKEDKVVRAPEDIVRRDGTKQYPDFTWSNLLEFTQKYYRSDEATLQNFTKWLLSSKQQTL, encoded by the exons ATGAATTCAGGTTTCTGTATGGTGTCATCCCTGAACCACCAAGAAGTTCAAAGCCGTTTCTTCGACCCCTCTTGGCTAAAAATGCAGCCCCACGTTCCCATGAGCTTCGTTTGGCCTAAGGAGTGTGTAGTGGACGCGAACGAGGAGTTCCAAGCCCCAATGGTGGACCTTGGGGGGTTCTTCAGAGGTGATGAAGAGGCCACGAACGTTGCCGTTAAGCTCATACGCAAGGCATGCTCCACCCACGGATTCTTCCAAGTTATCAACCACGGGGTTGATCCTCTTCTCATTGGTGAAGCGTATGAACAAATGGATGCTTTTTTTAAGCTCCCAATTAACAGAAAAGTTAGTATTCATAAGACTCCGGGTTCTGTCTGGGGCTATTCTGGTGCACATGCTGATCGATTCTCCTCCAAATTGCCCTGGAAAGAAACCCTTTCTTTCCCCTTCCATGATAACAACACCTTAGACCCCGTTGTCACTAGCTTCTTTAACTCCACCTTAGGACAAGACTTTGAACAAGCAGG AGTGGTATTCCAGAAGTACTGTGAATCCATGAAGGAGTTGGGGATGAAGCTGTTGGAGCTATTGGCGATTAGCTTGGGAGTGGATAGGTTGCATTATAAGGAGTTGTTTGAAGATGGTTGTTCTGTGATGAGATGCAACTTCTACCCTTCATGTCAGCAGCCAAGTCTTGCACTAGGAACAGGACCACACTGTGACCCAACATCTCTCACCATTCTTCACCAAGACCAAGTTGGAGGGCTGGATGTGTTTGCAGACAACACGTGGCAGACGGTTCCGCCTCGTCCTCGTGCTCTTGTAGTTAACATTGGTGATACTTTCACG GCATTATCAAATGGGAGATACAAGAGTTGCCTGCATAGGGCAGTGGTTAACAAGTACAAAGAGAGGAGGTCCTTGGCATTCTTTCTGTGCCCGAAAGAGGACAAAGTGGTGAGAGCCCCAGAGGATATTGTGCGTAGGGATGGGACAAAACAGTATCCAGATTTCACATGGTCGAATTTGCTTGAATTCACACAAAAGTACTACAGATCCGACGAAGCTACACTGCAGAACTTCACCAAGTGGTTGCTATCTTCCAAACAACAAACTCTTTAA